The following coding sequences lie in one Ignavibacteria bacterium genomic window:
- a CDS encoding aspartate 1-decarboxylase, giving the protein MREMFKSKIHRATVTMSELYYEGSITIDKELMEAAEILVYEKVQVVNVNNGARFETYTLEGEPGSGIICLNGAAARLGAVGDEVIIITYSQMTEEEAKHHTPKIVLVDKQNKIKKISPVTLEQV; this is encoded by the coding sequence ATGAGAGAAATGTTTAAATCTAAAATACACCGTGCAACCGTTACGATGAGCGAGCTTTACTATGAAGGAAGCATTACCATCGATAAGGAGCTCATGGAAGCCGCGGAGATTTTAGTTTATGAAAAGGTGCAGGTTGTAAACGTTAATAATGGGGCCAGATTCGAGACCTATACGCTTGAAGGGGAACCGGGCAGCGGCATAATCTGCCTTAACGGAGCTGCAGCACGCCTTGGAGCCGTGGGGGATGAAGTAATTATTATTACCTATTCTCAAATGACTGAAGAAGAAGCAAAACACCACACTCCTAAGATTGTACTGGTGGATAAGCAGAATAAAATTAAAAAGATTAGTCCGGTTACTTTAGAGCAGGTGTAA
- a CDS encoding arginine--tRNA ligase, whose amino-acid sequence MKKYLIEAFRLTSEKLDYLKDTDLILTVPALAKHGDFSTNIAMLLTKKLKKNPREIAGEIINSLVYDNKVIEKIEIAGPGFINFYFSAEYVTKIVKEVVEKKDDFGRSEKYKGKKAMVEFVSANPTGPLTVGHGRNAVYGDTVANMLEWVGYNVDREYYFNNAGRQMRVLGESVKYRYMELTGEKVEFPEDHYQGEYIKDIAKGLFEEHGDKLKNEPGDGLFRQTAEREIFKDIENTLSRLNIKFQNYFNENSLYESGKIKELLKIFNERNLSYEKEGATWLKLTELGNEMDKVIVKSTGEPTYRLPDIAYHTTKFDRGYDLMIDIFGSDHNATYPDVMASLRALGYDTNKVKVLIHQFVTIMQKGEVVKMSTRKANFITLDELIDEVGADVVRYFFNMRGISSHLNFDLELAKTQSDENPVFYLQYAHARISSIFRMTKGEDLHSSVENLNLLTTEEEQNLLKKLHQFSEEMLYSAENFESHRIAAYLEELAALFHRFYTQCRIIGSEKKLAEARIALCVAAQTVIRNGLKVLGVSAPDKM is encoded by the coding sequence TTGAAAAAATACCTTATTGAAGCCTTCAGGCTCACCTCTGAAAAACTAGATTACTTAAAAGATACAGACCTTATTTTAACCGTTCCGGCTTTAGCCAAGCACGGGGATTTCTCAACCAACATTGCAATGCTTCTGACAAAGAAGCTGAAGAAAAACCCCAGGGAAATTGCAGGAGAAATTATAAACAGCCTTGTCTACGACAATAAAGTCATTGAAAAAATTGAGATTGCGGGACCCGGGTTTATTAACTTTTATTTTTCGGCTGAATACGTCACAAAGATCGTGAAGGAAGTTGTTGAAAAAAAAGATGACTTCGGGCGCTCAGAGAAGTACAAGGGGAAAAAAGCCATGGTGGAATTTGTTTCCGCCAACCCTACGGGGCCTCTTACAGTAGGCCACGGCAGAAATGCAGTCTACGGCGACACGGTTGCAAATATGCTTGAATGGGTGGGCTATAATGTGGACCGTGAATATTACTTTAACAATGCCGGGCGCCAGATGAGGGTGCTGGGTGAATCCGTAAAGTACCGCTACATGGAGCTGACAGGAGAAAAAGTGGAATTCCCTGAGGACCATTACCAGGGCGAATACATAAAAGATATTGCAAAAGGGCTCTTTGAAGAGCACGGGGACAAGCTTAAAAATGAACCGGGTGACGGATTGTTCCGCCAGACCGCCGAGCGCGAGATATTTAAGGATATTGAAAACACGCTTTCGAGGCTGAACATAAAATTCCAGAACTACTTCAACGAAAACAGCCTTTATGAAAGCGGAAAGATCAAAGAGCTCTTAAAAATATTTAATGAAAGAAACCTTTCCTATGAAAAAGAAGGAGCTACCTGGCTGAAGCTTACAGAGCTTGGAAACGAAATGGATAAGGTAATTGTAAAGTCCACGGGCGAGCCCACATACCGCCTGCCCGACATTGCATATCATACGACCAAGTTTGACCGCGGCTACGACCTGATGATAGACATATTCGGAAGCGACCACAACGCCACATATCCTGACGTTATGGCGAGCCTGAGAGCCCTGGGTTATGATACCAATAAAGTTAAAGTGCTCATTCATCAGTTTGTGACCATTATGCAGAAAGGTGAAGTAGTAAAGATGTCTACTCGAAAGGCCAACTTTATAACGCTCGATGAGCTTATTGATGAAGTGGGTGCCGACGTCGTAAGATACTTCTTCAATATGAGGGGCATTTCAAGCCACTTGAACTTTGACCTGGAACTGGCAAAGACACAGTCGGATGAGAACCCGGTTTTCTATCTCCAGTACGCTCATGCCAGGATATCCTCAATTTTCAGGATGACAAAGGGGGAAGACCTCCACTCATCGGTGGAAAACCTGAACCTCCTTACAACTGAAGAAGAGCAGAACCTGCTTAAGAAACTGCACCAGTTCAGCGAAGAGATGCTCTACAGCGCAGAGAATTTTGAGTCGCACAGGATTGCAGCTTACCTTGAAGAACTGGCTGCCCTCTTTCACAGGTTTTACACTCAGTGCAGGATAATAGGCTCGGAGAAGAAGCTGGCGGAGGCAAGAATTGCTCTTTGCGTTGCTGCACAGACCGTCATTAGAAACGGACTTAAAGTCCTAGGCGTCTCCGCCCCGGATAAGATGTAG
- a CDS encoding TonB-dependent receptor, producing the protein MKILLCLLLPLCTLEVNAQGGSLKGRVTEGASGIPGVNIILQKTDLGAQTSSEGNYEVKSIPEGTYSVRFSAIGYETILREVTVKRGTVTLNVEMKPSVIVTDEVQVLGDRRQKQEDPRVSVIDLRPEKARVQPGAVQDVLRTLQSLPGVLAPNDFTSQLVIRGSGPDQNLIIMDDVEVFNPYRLYGVISMFNPEAVADINLITGGFPARYGDRLSAVLDVTNREGPRNAGFKGNINASIVDANLVLEGKNPFSVPGSWIINSRRTYYDLIIEPFVKKAGLVEENTSFPNFYDFQGKLAFGPFGGHRFLLNGIISRDGVNVISGKKRKTPDSVSVQDLSRNDLASFAWHYSPSKRLLNKFIVSWYKNSGDSQLEAAFLDPSLNRDKFNDAVPDTISSYLLGIGVTSSFFFRKYSYDDKFTYLWGSNQLEAGVGLDQMRTTIDFNFNLSPALKAFIESNGGFRSIPTDIKDIKDYYRYRAYVQNNFRVSERLYVEPGLRMDYYQILQKPYLAPRIAVSYALNDITTLRAVWGVFYQSPGYEKLRDQNMLLDFSPQYTRSLRAERAIHYVLSLERWLNEEWRAKAEGYYKRFNNLIVPEKVQGRNFFTEPVPGKDARYPDAWTRPVYVRGDSVTQIPINNSDGEAYGFEFLLEKRNIAGSNVLSGWISYALAFANRYEDGMTIPFRYDQRHTVNVVLSYEVSRSFNIGLRWQFGSGFPYTVPLGIKPRIILTDTNLDGKPDSPEIATRQSGLNSKPQVIYDVNYGINAERYNAKKPDYHRLDVRFTWLAEFWNLDWSFYLDVINVYNRHNVVGYSYFINDDLTLGRRVNTMFPIIPTFGFSVKF; encoded by the coding sequence TTGAAAATATTATTATGCCTGCTTTTGCCTTTATGCACCTTGGAAGTCAATGCCCAGGGGGGCAGCCTTAAAGGCAGGGTAACTGAAGGCGCTTCAGGAATTCCGGGCGTAAATATTATACTTCAAAAAACAGATCTTGGCGCACAGACTTCTTCTGAGGGAAACTACGAAGTTAAATCCATTCCTGAAGGCACCTACAGCGTAAGATTCAGCGCAATAGGCTATGAAACTATCCTAAGGGAAGTTACAGTTAAAAGGGGCACGGTGACCCTGAACGTTGAAATGAAACCTTCAGTAATTGTAACCGACGAGGTCCAGGTCCTTGGCGACCGGAGGCAAAAACAGGAGGACCCGCGCGTAAGCGTAATCGACCTGAGGCCCGAGAAGGCAAGAGTTCAGCCGGGTGCCGTGCAGGACGTCTTAAGAACTCTGCAGTCCCTTCCGGGCGTGCTTGCCCCGAACGATTTTACTTCACAGCTCGTTATCCGCGGCTCGGGGCCCGATCAGAACCTGATCATTATGGATGACGTGGAGGTATTTAACCCTTACCGCCTCTACGGCGTAATCAGCATGTTTAATCCCGAAGCTGTTGCCGATATCAACCTCATTACGGGAGGTTTTCCTGCGCGCTATGGCGACAGGCTTTCTGCTGTTCTGGACGTAACTAACCGCGAAGGGCCAAGGAATGCCGGCTTTAAGGGGAACATAAATGCCTCTATTGTGGACGCCAACCTGGTGCTGGAAGGCAAAAACCCGTTCAGTGTCCCGGGCAGCTGGATCATAAATTCAAGGCGTACTTATTACGACCTTATAATTGAGCCTTTCGTAAAGAAAGCCGGCCTTGTTGAAGAGAATACATCGTTCCCGAACTTCTATGACTTTCAGGGTAAGCTTGCCTTCGGCCCTTTCGGCGGGCACAGGTTCCTTCTTAACGGTATTATTTCAAGGGACGGTGTGAACGTTATTAGCGGAAAAAAACGTAAAACCCCCGACAGCGTAAGCGTGCAGGACTTAAGCCGCAACGACCTGGCTTCCTTTGCATGGCATTACTCACCCTCAAAAAGACTACTTAACAAATTTATTGTGTCCTGGTATAAAAATTCCGGCGACTCGCAGCTGGAGGCGGCTTTCCTGGATCCCTCCTTGAACCGCGATAAATTCAATGACGCTGTACCCGATACCATTTCTTCTTACCTGCTGGGAATTGGAGTTACTTCATCTTTCTTTTTCAGAAAATACTCCTACGACGATAAATTTACCTATCTATGGGGCAGCAACCAGCTTGAGGCTGGTGTGGGATTGGATCAGATGAGGACAACCATAGATTTTAACTTCAATCTTTCCCCCGCGCTGAAGGCTTTTATTGAATCAAATGGCGGCTTCAGGTCCATACCGACAGACATAAAAGATATCAAGGATTACTACCGCTACAGGGCGTACGTGCAGAATAATTTCAGGGTTTCTGAACGCCTCTATGTAGAGCCCGGCTTAAGAATGGATTACTACCAGATCCTTCAGAAGCCTTATCTTGCTCCCAGAATTGCCGTGTCCTACGCGCTGAACGACATTACTACCTTAAGAGCCGTGTGGGGAGTTTTCTATCAGTCGCCCGGCTATGAAAAGCTGCGCGATCAGAATATGCTCCTGGACTTCAGTCCGCAGTATACCCGCAGCCTGAGAGCCGAAAGGGCTATCCATTACGTCTTAAGTCTTGAAAGGTGGCTTAACGAGGAGTGGAGAGCCAAGGCTGAAGGCTACTATAAGAGGTTTAACAACCTGATAGTGCCTGAAAAAGTCCAGGGAAGAAATTTCTTTACCGAACCTGTACCGGGAAAAGACGCCAGATATCCTGATGCATGGACGAGGCCTGTATATGTAAGGGGAGACTCTGTTACACAGATCCCCATTAATAACTCGGACGGCGAGGCCTACGGCTTTGAATTCCTCCTGGAGAAAAGGAACATTGCAGGAAGTAATGTTCTCTCGGGCTGGATCTCCTATGCACTGGCCTTTGCAAACAGGTACGAAGACGGCATGACAATTCCTTTCCGCTACGATCAGAGGCATACCGTTAACGTTGTGCTCAGCTATGAGGTAAGCCGGAGTTTTAATATAGGACTCCGCTGGCAGTTCGGTTCAGGCTTCCCATATACAGTGCCTCTGGGAATTAAACCCAGAATTATTTTGACAGACACAAATCTGGATGGAAAGCCCGACAGCCCTGAAATTGCCACGCGGCAGAGCGGCTTAAACTCAAAGCCGCAGGTAATCTATGACGTGAACTACGGAATAAATGCCGAGCGCTACAATGCCAAAAAGCCCGACTACCACAGGCTGGACGTAAGGTTTACGTGGCTTGCGGAATTCTGGAATCTGGACTGGTCGTTTTACCTGGACGTCATAAACGTCTACAACCGTCATAACGTTGTAGGCTACAGCTACTTCATTAACGACGACCTCACGCTCGGCAGAAGGGTTAATACCATGTTCCCGATCATCCCCACCTTTGGCTTCAGCGTGAAATTCTAA
- a CDS encoding ComF family protein, translated as MIVKSSFNSVFDIFLPRLCAACEKKLGPSDEVICPECLSSIKSPGNNKIAAEFRRKFERENVISEFTSAFLFEEEKAFQKLIHSIKYRGRYRNAFFLGRLTGEKLKEKILSWKCDMIIPVPLHPVKKAERGFNQSYYIAKGLSLITGIPLNSKALKRVRFTETQTALSMTERRDNIKGAFSLKRGVSLSGKTVIILDDVITSGSTVSECGRVLLNGGALKVYAASAALAL; from the coding sequence ATGATTGTGAAGAGCAGTTTTAATTCTGTCTTTGACATTTTTCTGCCGAGGCTTTGTGCTGCATGTGAAAAGAAACTGGGGCCTTCCGACGAAGTAATTTGTCCTGAATGCCTCAGTTCCATTAAAAGTCCCGGCAATAATAAAATTGCCGCAGAATTCAGAAGGAAATTTGAGAGGGAAAATGTCATTTCTGAATTTACATCAGCATTCCTTTTTGAAGAGGAAAAAGCCTTTCAGAAACTGATCCATTCAATTAAGTACCGGGGAAGATACCGTAATGCCTTTTTTCTTGGGCGCCTTACGGGCGAAAAATTAAAGGAGAAGATCCTTTCCTGGAAGTGTGACATGATTATTCCCGTTCCGCTTCATCCCGTAAAGAAGGCCGAAAGGGGATTTAACCAGTCGTATTATATTGCCAAAGGCTTAAGCCTCATTACGGGCATCCCGCTGAACAGCAAGGCCTTAAAACGCGTAAGGTTTACTGAAACCCAGACGGCACTGAGCATGACTGAAAGACGGGATAATATAAAAGGGGCCTTCAGTCTGAAAAGGGGAGTAAGCCTTTCAGGAAAAACTGTTATTATCCTTGATGACGTCATTACCTCCGGCTCAACCGTCTCAGAGTGCGGACGCGTGCTCTTAAACGGCGGGGCTCTGAAAGTCTATGCCGCTTCGGCGGCGCTGGCCTTGTAG
- a CDS encoding LytR C-terminal domain-containing protein has product MLNKKNDTSVKNTDVKKSTANIFLNVVIFLLGAIILYMAYAIAAKLMHSDTPAEAASKAQSPSVIIQAEVLNGCGIGGVADRFTDFLRNNKVDVVNVSNYSSFDMDKTLVIDRTGNMANAKKVAELLGIKEENVIQQINNEYFVDVSIVIGRDYNQLKPLK; this is encoded by the coding sequence ATGCTGAATAAAAAAAACGATACGTCGGTTAAGAATACTGATGTTAAAAAATCGACCGCAAACATATTTCTAAATGTAGTTATATTCCTTTTAGGCGCTATTATTCTCTATATGGCCTATGCCATTGCTGCAAAGCTGATGCATTCAGACACTCCGGCCGAAGCTGCTTCTAAGGCACAAAGCCCTTCGGTAATAATTCAGGCCGAGGTACTTAACGGCTGCGGTATTGGAGGTGTGGCCGACAGGTTCACGGATTTCCTCAGGAACAACAAGGTTGACGTGGTAAACGTGAGCAATTACAGCTCTTTTGATATGGATAAGACGCTCGTAATAGACAGGACAGGCAATATGGCTAACGCCAAAAAAGTTGCCGAACTCTTGGGCATTAAGGAAGAAAACGTTATTCAGCAGATAAACAACGAGTATTTTGTGGATGTATCCATTGTCATTGGAAGAGACTATAACCAATTAAAACCATTAAAGTGA
- the rsfS gene encoding ribosome silencing factor, giving the protein MEAKDFAYKITDLIFNKKGYDVRILDLRNLSSIADYFVICSADSDSQVKAIADEIDKELSKQGIKCLHKEGLTALNWVLLDYFDVIVHVFKNESRRYYNLEKLWGDAPALLVEDKA; this is encoded by the coding sequence TTGGAAGCTAAAGATTTCGCATACAAAATAACTGATCTGATTTTCAACAAAAAAGGGTATGACGTGAGGATTCTGGACCTCCGGAACCTATCCTCAATTGCTGATTATTTTGTCATCTGCTCGGCAGATTCTGATTCACAGGTTAAAGCTATAGCCGATGAAATTGACAAGGAATTAAGCAAGCAGGGAATTAAATGCCTGCATAAAGAAGGGCTTACAGCCCTTAACTGGGTACTGCTCGACTACTTTGACGTGATCGTGCACGTATTCAAAAATGAATCAAGAAGATATTATAATCTTGAAAAACTGTGGGGGGATGCCCCTGCACTTCTAGTTGAAGACAAGGCTTAA
- a CDS encoding RidA family protein — MMVEEKIKELGYSVPEAPKPLAAYIPALKDGSLVYTAGQLPTASGELKFKGKLGKEITEEQGKQAAELCALNCLSVIKSVAGSLDNIERIIKVTAFINSAPGFTDQPKIANGASEFFVKIFGEEGKHVRSAVGVNELPLNAAVEVEIIAKLKS; from the coding sequence ATGATGGTAGAAGAAAAGATTAAAGAACTGGGCTACAGTGTACCCGAGGCACCAAAGCCTTTAGCAGCATACATTCCGGCATTAAAAGACGGCAGCCTCGTCTATACCGCAGGGCAGCTCCCGACAGCTTCAGGCGAGCTGAAGTTCAAGGGAAAGCTCGGAAAAGAGATAACTGAAGAACAGGGCAAGCAGGCAGCTGAACTCTGCGCTCTTAACTGCCTGAGCGTAATTAAGTCCGTGGCGGGAAGCCTGGATAATATTGAACGCATAATCAAGGTGACAGCCTTTATTAACAGCGCCCCGGGCTTTACGGATCAGCCTAAAATTGCCAATGGAGCCTCGGAATTCTTTGTAAAAATCTTCGGAGAAGAGGGCAAGCACGTCCGCAGCGCCGTTGGCGTTAATGAGCTTCCCTTAAATGCCGCCGTGGAAGTGGAAATTATTGCCAAACTGAAATCCTGA
- a CDS encoding T9SS type A sorting domain-containing protein, giving the protein MPSNDTSSGAFLPSFPAKPISGQDFVSINSEGNFSVNGTPIRFWGTNLAGNAPFPDKDKAYYIAGRMRKLGINLVRIHQIDAPTNLRSIFYGMPSSRQLNLRNIDYMDKLISELKKNGIYVNMNLNVVRKFMNTDGIVDADSLQHFAKGFTIFAPEIVALEKEYAMELLTHINPYTGLSLAEDPVMAMVELINENSLYTMWRQNELKPFAQGGILPVSYNKMLDTMYCSFLLKKYGSTENLQAAWSNGTSQADTGNLIINGDFENSSNANWYMELHSGALATIGRETIDPYEGKMSAKITVSTVTGTDWHIQFEQTGFSLKKDSVYVVEFMARADSMRLIGATVMRNNSPYNGYGSKDFRLSTKWQQYSFSIRATEDNAAQSRLSINFKNNKGFFYFDNIKVIPTKPKGLLAGETLENKTVRRIDYNDAYGYSAKRVKDMSEFYIKLQDDFYSGMRSYLKDQLKVRVPIIGTNSNSGPGDLISQAKYDYMDNHAYWQHPVFPGVAWSQTDWYVDNTPMVKALDGGTMTQLFGGIEMLGKPYTVSEYSHPFPNIYQTEMMLFTSAYLSFHNADAIEFFDYNASLDFDSDFIAKHFDNSRNPALMSLYPSCALAFRNSYISKARETIKINYSPDFVYSIPAGSKAAPWGISFYPTELSFIHSIRNESFSSQAATDFSTLPAAPQSPYRTDTDEILFDPQKGILTVSAPKFIGATGFLNSNAGVKAGLMEITSADGFGTITWVSLTGDSLAGAKKSLITLSSKAQNMGMIWDGTTTVHNDWGHAPTMICPLSLSLRLNINADSLRVTALDVYGNPVKSLSGVYYPKTPGIFDIVLDQNTGKSPWFGFEMYKNGATSVSPGAQGIQSYKLEQNYPNPFNGITAAKYYVPFESHIKIDVFDALGRRVKSLIDRNQPRGVYTIRWEGKDDNNEDVSSGIYFMSLRSGSFLEIKKLIMLK; this is encoded by the coding sequence ATGCCCTCAAACGATACCTCCTCCGGAGCTTTCCTGCCCTCGTTTCCGGCAAAGCCAATTTCAGGGCAGGACTTTGTAAGCATAAACTCTGAGGGCAATTTCTCTGTAAATGGAACACCTATCCGTTTCTGGGGCACCAACCTGGCAGGCAATGCCCCGTTTCCTGATAAGGATAAGGCGTATTATATCGCAGGCAGAATGAGAAAGCTGGGAATTAACCTGGTCCGCATCCATCAGATAGACGCCCCAACTAATCTCAGGAGCATTTTTTACGGAATGCCTTCGAGCAGGCAGCTCAATCTGCGGAATATTGACTATATGGATAAGCTCATCTCGGAGCTGAAGAAAAACGGCATATACGTAAACATGAACTTAAATGTAGTAAGGAAATTCATGAATACCGACGGCATTGTGGATGCCGATTCACTGCAGCATTTTGCCAAAGGCTTTACCATCTTCGCCCCAGAGATTGTTGCGCTCGAAAAGGAATATGCCATGGAGCTCCTCACGCACATAAATCCTTATACGGGGCTTTCACTTGCAGAAGATCCTGTAATGGCGATGGTGGAGCTGATAAACGAGAATTCACTTTATACCATGTGGCGTCAAAATGAGCTTAAACCCTTTGCCCAGGGGGGCATCCTGCCTGTGAGTTATAACAAAATGCTTGATACCATGTATTGCAGTTTCCTGCTTAAGAAGTACGGGTCAACTGAAAACCTTCAGGCCGCCTGGAGTAACGGCACATCTCAGGCTGACACGGGTAATCTGATAATTAACGGGGACTTTGAGAACTCATCAAATGCAAACTGGTATATGGAGCTTCATAGCGGCGCTCTTGCCACAATCGGCCGGGAAACCATAGATCCTTACGAGGGCAAAATGTCGGCTAAAATTACAGTAAGCACAGTAACGGGAACTGACTGGCACATACAGTTTGAACAGACCGGGTTCAGCCTGAAGAAAGATTCTGTCTACGTCGTGGAATTTATGGCCAGGGCCGACAGCATGAGGCTGATAGGTGCAACTGTAATGAGGAACAACAGTCCCTATAACGGCTACGGCTCAAAAGATTTCAGGCTTTCCACCAAGTGGCAGCAGTATTCATTTTCTATCAGGGCTACCGAGGATAACGCCGCACAAAGCCGTCTTTCAATAAATTTTAAGAACAATAAAGGATTCTTCTACTTCGATAACATTAAGGTAATCCCGACAAAGCCCAAGGGTCTTCTCGCCGGTGAAACGCTTGAGAATAAGACGGTAAGAAGGATTGACTACAACGATGCCTATGGATATTCCGCCAAGCGAGTTAAAGACATGTCTGAGTTTTATATAAAGCTGCAGGACGATTTTTATTCCGGAATGAGAAGTTACCTGAAGGATCAGCTGAAGGTAAGAGTCCCTATAATTGGAACGAACTCCAATTCGGGGCCGGGAGACCTGATAAGCCAGGCGAAGTATGATTACATGGATAACCATGCCTACTGGCAGCATCCTGTTTTTCCAGGAGTAGCCTGGTCGCAGACAGACTGGTACGTTGACAATACTCCGATGGTAAAGGCTTTAGACGGCGGGACAATGACGCAGCTTTTCGGGGGCATTGAAATGCTCGGCAAGCCGTATACCGTCAGCGAATATTCACATCCCTTCCCTAACATTTATCAGACGGAGATGATGCTTTTTACAAGCGCATACCTTTCTTTTCATAATGCAGACGCCATAGAGTTTTTTGATTATAACGCCTCACTCGACTTTGACAGCGATTTTATTGCCAAGCATTTTGACAATTCCAGGAACCCGGCGCTTATGTCGCTTTATCCCTCGTGCGCTCTTGCATTCAGGAACAGCTATATATCAAAGGCCCGTGAAACAATAAAGATAAACTACAGTCCCGATTTTGTATACTCCATTCCTGCAGGCAGCAAGGCAGCTCCCTGGGGAATCAGTTTTTATCCGACGGAGCTGTCGTTTATACACAGCATAAGGAACGAATCTTTCAGCAGCCAGGCAGCAACAGATTTCTCAACACTTCCGGCTGCTCCTCAGAGCCCGTACAGGACCGATACGGATGAGATATTATTCGATCCGCAAAAAGGGATACTTACAGTTAGTGCGCCCAAATTCATCGGCGCCACAGGCTTCCTAAATTCCAATGCAGGAGTAAAAGCAGGGCTGATGGAAATAACTTCTGCTGACGGCTTCGGCACAATAACCTGGGTTTCTCTTACGGGAGACTCACTGGCAGGGGCAAAAAAGTCACTTATAACCCTATCCTCAAAAGCACAGAATATGGGAATGATCTGGGACGGGACGACAACAGTGCATAATGACTGGGGGCATGCACCAACAATGATCTGTCCTCTCAGCTTAAGCCTCAGGCTTAATATCAATGCTGATTCGCTAAGGGTCACCGCACTGGATGTATACGGCAACCCTGTAAAATCTCTCTCCGGGGTTTACTATCCCAAAACCCCCGGCATTTTTGATATTGTACTGGATCAAAACACCGGAAAGTCGCCATGGTTTGGCTTTGAGATGTACAAAAATGGGGCTACGTCTGTAAGCCCCGGGGCACAAGGTATCCAAAGCTATAAACTAGAACAGAATTATCCCAATCCATTTAACGGGATTACCGCGGCAAAGTATTATGTGCCCTTTGAATCGCACATAAAGATTGATGTTTTTGATGCACTGGGAAGAAGAGTAAAAAGTCTTATTGACCGGAATCAGCCACGTGGCGTATATACGATCAGGTGGGAAGGTAAAGATGACAACAATGAAGATGTTTCAAGCGGCATCTATTTCATGAGCCTGAGGTCAGGGAGCTTTCTGGAGATAAAAAAACTAATAATGCTGAAGTAG